The Streptomyces sp. HUAS MG91 sequence GCCCGGCGGCACCGAACTCCTCCTGGAGCCCGCCGGGCACCCGGCCGTCAAGCCGTATCGCGACGCGCTCGTCGGCGACGGCATCCCGCTGGCGCAGTTCGCCGTCGACGACGTGCGGGCGGAGTACGAGCGGCTGACGGCCCTCGGCGTCCGCTTCACCCAGGAGCCCGTGGAGATGGGCCCGGTGACCACCGCCGTCCTCGACGACACGTGCGGGAACCTGATCCAGCTCGCCACGGAGCCGAAGGAGACCGCGGCGGGCTAGGCCTCGCCCCGCAGTCCCCGTACGAGATCGCGCGGGAGGCCGTGCGTGTCGTGCAGGTACCGCAGGTCCTCCTCGGTGAGCGGGCCGCGGAAGCGCGGCCGGTCGAGCACCCTGCGGCCGGTGTCCAGGAGCCGGCGGAAGCGGCGCTCCTCGTCGATCAGGACGCCGCGCACCCGCTCGGTGCCGGTGTCCTGGCGGAAGTGGTCGAGGGTGTGCTCGACCAGCTCGGCGGGCAGATCGCCGAGGTGCCGGTCGCGGTCGTCGCGCCACAGGGTGGTGAGGACGCGGCGGACCAGCCGGCGCAGGACGTAGCCGCGGCCGGTGGCGGCCGGCCGGACACCGTCGCCGAGCACCACCAGGGCCGAGCGGAGGTGGTCGGTGACCAGCCGCGTCGACGTCTCGTCCAGGGGACCCCACAGACCGGGCAGCCGCTCCCGCCACGGGGTGAAGACATCGCAGTCGAAGACCGAGGTGTGGCCCTGCAACAGGGTGGCCAGCCGTTCCAGGCCGAGCCCGGTGTCGACGTTGTGCCGGGGCAGCGGCACGAGGGAGCCGTCGGGCAGGCCGCGGTACCGCATCATCACGTGGTTCCACACCTCCACCCAGCGCTCGTCCCCGGTGGGCGTCGAGCGGGGCGGGGTGTCGCCCGTCCACAGGAAGATCTCCGAGTCGGGGCCGCACGGCCCGGTCGGCCCTCCGGACCACCAGTTGTCGTCGACGGTCGGCTCGACCGGGACGCCGAGCCGCTGCCAGGTCTCCAGCGACTCGGTGTCGGGTCCGCTGCGTCCGTCGCCGCCGAACACCGTGGCGTGCAGCCGTCCCGGATCGATGCCGAAGCCCTCGGTGAGCAGCCCGTACCCCCATTCCAGGCTGCGCGGCAGGCCGTAGTCGCCGAGCGACCAGGTGCCGAGCATCTCGAAGACGGTCAGGTGGGTGAGGTCGCCCACCTCGTCCAGGTCCGTGGTGCGCAGACAGCGCTGGACGTTGACGAGACGGGTGCCGAGGGGGTGCGGGCGGCCCTCCAGATACGGAGTGAGGGGGTGCATGCCCGATGTCGTGAACAGGACCGGGTCGCCGGGCGGCGGCAGCAGCGTGGACCCGGTGATCCGGCGGTGGCCGCGCTCCTCGTAGTACTCGACGAAGGTACGCAGGACGGTCTCGGTGTCCATGGGGGCTCCTTGGGGGTGCGTGCGGCGGCGCCGGAGGACGGTGCGCGCGATCACCGGGAGCGGGACGGAGAGCCCTGGGAAGTCATCGGCGGACCGTGTCCGGTCGCCGAGGGAGAGAAGACGTCAGGCGGCGGCAACCGGCGAGCTGGTCGCTCGCGCGGTCGCGGTGGTGGTTCGGCCGGTGACGTTCATGCCGTCGACGGTAACGCGACGCGACGCCCGCACGCATCCGCTTTTCGGCGCAGCGCCCTGCTCGGCTTACGGTCGAGGCGGGGCCGCACCCCCGGCACCATCCCCGGCGCATCCACGGAGGCAGCACGTGACCGGACTTCCCGCCCGCGGCGAAGGGCCGCCGCGATGACGGACGTGCTGTGGCTGGGCGGGCCGCCCGGCGCCGGGAAGTCGACCGTCGCCGAGCGGCTGGCCCGCCGGTACGGACTGCGCCGCTATCACGCGGACACCCGCACCTGGGCGCACCGCGACCGGGCGCTCGCCGCGGGGGTCCCGGCCGCGGAGCGGTTCGAGCGGCTCTCCCCCGCGGACCGCTGGGCGGCGCCCGTCGACGAGCTGTACGCGATGGCGCTGCACCACGAGCGCGGCCCGATGGTCGCCGACGACGTACGGGCCCTGCCCCC is a genomic window containing:
- a CDS encoding VOC family protein, with amino-acid sequence MKIHMTSVFVDDQAKAEHFYTEILGFRKKHDIPLGEGARWLTVVSSEEPGGTELLLEPAGHPAVKPYRDALVGDGIPLAQFAVDDVRAEYERLTALGVRFTQEPVEMGPVTTAVLDDTCGNLIQLATEPKETAAG
- a CDS encoding alanine--tRNA ligase-related protein, whose amino-acid sequence is MDTETVLRTFVEYYEERGHRRITGSTLLPPPGDPVLFTTSGMHPLTPYLEGRPHPLGTRLVNVQRCLRTTDLDEVGDLTHLTVFEMLGTWSLGDYGLPRSLEWGYGLLTEGFGIDPGRLHATVFGGDGRSGPDTESLETWQRLGVPVEPTVDDNWWSGGPTGPCGPDSEIFLWTGDTPPRSTPTGDERWVEVWNHVMMRYRGLPDGSLVPLPRHNVDTGLGLERLATLLQGHTSVFDCDVFTPWRERLPGLWGPLDETSTRLVTDHLRSALVVLGDGVRPAATGRGYVLRRLVRRVLTTLWRDDRDRHLGDLPAELVEHTLDHFRQDTGTERVRGVLIDEERRFRRLLDTGRRVLDRPRFRGPLTEEDLRYLHDTHGLPRDLVRGLRGEA